Proteins from a genomic interval of Undibacterium parvum:
- a CDS encoding porin has translation MKKSLLALALMGAFSGAALAQSSVTVYGVVDMGVVRDDNGTATKYSLDSGVQSGSRLGFKGTEDLGNGLKANFVLEMGVGVDTGASEKGTDFDKAQGKYVSNSSATFGRQAFVGLSGDFGAVNFGRQKSLTYVASESIDPFGAGLAGDMSRLFSTTNRFSNAAVYSTPKMSGFSASALYVFGEEAGNNSAKSVGSLSGTYSDGPVFASIVYEKAKDGQDPAATIANTGEKTLIGGTYDFGMAKAHAAYELLKGGNGTTVALTKKNVWMIGATVPVGAGSIIADYSRITDTVKSNANATQFALGYTYSLSKRTNLYTSYSQTKNDTAANYNVLANIKDPVTGKVTTSYSGNSDKLFNVGIRHAF, from the coding sequence ATGAAAAAATCATTACTCGCGCTCGCTCTGATGGGTGCTTTCTCCGGTGCCGCTTTGGCTCAATCTTCTGTGACTGTCTACGGTGTTGTAGACATGGGCGTGGTACGTGACGACAATGGCACAGCTACTAAGTACTCTTTGGACAGCGGTGTTCAATCAGGCTCCCGTTTGGGCTTCAAAGGTACTGAAGATCTGGGCAATGGCTTGAAAGCTAATTTCGTATTAGAAATGGGTGTAGGCGTTGATACTGGTGCTTCTGAAAAAGGTACTGATTTTGACAAGGCTCAAGGTAAATACGTAAGCAACTCTTCAGCTACATTTGGCCGTCAAGCTTTCGTAGGTTTGTCTGGTGATTTCGGTGCGGTTAACTTCGGTCGTCAAAAATCTTTGACTTATGTTGCTTCTGAGTCTATCGATCCTTTCGGCGCTGGTTTGGCTGGCGACATGAGCCGTTTGTTCTCGACAACAAATCGTTTCAGCAATGCAGCTGTGTACTCTACTCCTAAAATGAGTGGTTTCTCTGCTTCTGCTTTGTATGTTTTCGGCGAAGAAGCTGGTAACAATTCGGCTAAAAGTGTAGGTTCTTTGTCTGGTACTTACAGCGATGGTCCTGTTTTTGCTAGCATCGTTTACGAAAAAGCAAAAGATGGTCAAGATCCAGCAGCTACTATTGCTAACACTGGCGAAAAAACTTTGATCGGTGGTACTTATGACTTCGGTATGGCTAAAGCGCACGCTGCCTACGAATTGCTCAAAGGTGGTAACGGTACTACAGTTGCTTTGACTAAGAAAAACGTATGGATGATTGGTGCAACAGTACCAGTTGGTGCTGGCTCTATCATCGCTGATTACAGCCGTATCACTGATACAGTGAAATCTAACGCAAATGCAACTCAGTTTGCTTTGGGTTACACATACAGCTTGTCCAAGCGTACTAACCTGTACACTTCTTACTCACAAACTAAGAACGATACAGCAGCGAACTACAACGTTCTTGCAAATATAAAAGATCCAGTTACTGGCAAAGTTACTACTAGCTATAGCGGTAATTCAGACAAATTGTTCAACGTCGGTATCCGTCACGCTTTCTAA
- a CDS encoding DUF3016 domain-containing protein encodes MKHFFIALIVATTFPTAVFAGVSKVSWQAPDKFTDIRPGNENRDAFQKRLMSDFEAMFADLAKKLPDDNQLEVNITDIDLAGDVNAGYSMASRDIRIVKDLYSPSMRFTYTLKNQKGDLLASGTEQLRDMGFMAKTKSLVSNSGFPYEERMLRDWFDAQQKKKIFPTR; translated from the coding sequence ATGAAACATTTCTTCATTGCTTTAATCGTCGCCACTACTTTTCCAACTGCCGTGTTTGCTGGCGTATCTAAAGTAAGCTGGCAAGCGCCCGATAAATTTACGGATATTCGGCCCGGCAATGAAAATCGAGATGCTTTTCAAAAGCGCTTGATGAGTGATTTTGAAGCCATGTTTGCCGACCTGGCAAAAAAGCTTCCAGATGATAACCAGTTAGAAGTCAATATCACCGATATCGATCTGGCTGGGGATGTGAACGCTGGCTACAGTATGGCGAGCCGCGATATCCGTATCGTGAAAGACCTGTATAGCCCGAGTATGCGTTTTACTTATACCTTGAAAAATCAAAAAGGCGATTTGCTCGCCTCGGGTACTGAGCAACTCAGAGATATGGGTTTTATGGCTAAAACCAAATCCTTAGTCAGCAACTCTGGCTTTCCGTATGAGGAGAGAATGTTGCGTGACTGGTTTGATGCGCAGCAGAAAAAGAAAATTTTCCCGACTCGCTAG
- a CDS encoding chalcone isomerase family protein, translating to MRTKNLVKTTLKLASSVALATCLMAAAVSSSHARDVNGVNMEESYVVDGQNLILNGAGVHVINRVNIFAIGYYLPKQKTTQAELLASPGPIRLKLVMIKAVESELMSRRFLADMRTSTSKDERIQLLSQLMALGQGFATVGDWKVGDVMSIEWNKSKGTSFYSNGKHIGEPLKDDLTMQAIMRIWVGDNSASPKLKRQLLGEKD from the coding sequence ATGAGAACAAAAAATCTTGTAAAAACCACGCTAAAGCTAGCTAGCTCAGTAGCATTAGCGACATGCTTAATGGCCGCAGCGGTTTCAAGCTCGCACGCTAGGGATGTCAATGGTGTCAATATGGAGGAATCGTATGTTGTTGATGGCCAGAATCTGATACTCAATGGCGCTGGTGTGCATGTTATCAACCGCGTTAATATTTTTGCGATTGGCTATTACCTGCCCAAACAAAAGACGACCCAGGCCGAGTTATTAGCCTCGCCCGGCCCTATCCGTCTCAAACTGGTGATGATCAAAGCGGTGGAAAGTGAATTAATGAGCCGCCGCTTTCTGGCCGACATGCGTACCAGCACCAGCAAGGATGAGCGCATACAATTACTCAGTCAGTTAATGGCTCTGGGTCAAGGCTTTGCCACAGTAGGCGACTGGAAAGTCGGTGATGTGATGTCGATAGAATGGAATAAGAGCAAGGGCACTTCTTTTTACTCGAATGGCAAGCATATTGGCGAACCCCTCAAAGACGATTTAACCATGCAGGCGATCATGCGTATTTGGGTAGGCGACAATAGCGCTTCACCAAAGTTAAAGCGGCAATTGCTAGGCGAAAAAGACTAA